The following coding sequences are from one Planctomycetaceae bacterium window:
- a CDS encoding acyltransferase, protein MINKLLFYFCWVLYHYFAVSLPRRTCPFGKVSKLLRYQLCKRLFRYCGKNVNIEKGVDFGSGRHLSIDDNSGLGVNCRARGPITIGKNVMMGPDVVILTRNHDFSDTSKPMRGQGGITKPVNICDDVWIGTRAIILPGVTIGQGSVVGAGAVVTKEIPEFSIIGGCPAKIIKSRKCPKRMESQDE, encoded by the coding sequence TTGATAAATAAATTATTATTTTATTTCTGTTGGGTACTATATCATTATTTTGCGGTAAGTCTTCCAAGAAGGACATGCCCATTTGGCAAGGTATCCAAATTGCTCAGATATCAGTTGTGTAAAAGATTATTTAGATATTGTGGTAAAAACGTAAATATAGAAAAGGGTGTTGATTTTGGGTCAGGACGTCACCTTTCTATTGATGATAATAGCGGTCTTGGAGTAAACTGCAGAGCAAGAGGCCCTATTACAATTGGCAAGAATGTTATGATGGGACCAGATGTGGTGATATTGACAAGAAATCATGATTTCTCAGATACTTCCAAACCTATGCGAGGGCAGGGAGGAATAACTAAGCCAGTTAATATTTGTGATGACGTCTGGATAGGGACCCGTGCGATTATCTTACCAGGTGTAACAATTGGTCAGGGCAGTGTTGTTGGGGCTGGCGCAGTGGTAACAAAAGAAATTCCCGAATTTTCAATTATTGGAGGCTGTCCGGCCAAAATAATAAAAAGCAGAAAGTGCCCCAAAAGGATGGAATCCCAAGATGAGTAG
- a CDS encoding polysaccharide biosynthesis C-terminal domain-containing protein — protein MSSLKNQSIFLIIGNTFRQLSVIIQGMFLARLLTASDFGTFKQILLITTMTYTFSYLCLPESATYFLSHLNKKDRKIFLFQTVVLLLVLGVVAGLFLFKSANFFGVKFANAKLKDLLVLSASIPISMMFIILLNVSLITIKKGKLGSILSASFSAVNMLSIFLPLFFGMSFKNALGIYVLSYLAICVLCILLLWQIIGFEIGFDRKLIWEQINFSLPYWFGYGIYIFYTQSQQVLVSSSFSPEEFALFAVGTTRIPIIGQFSTYIALVLVPICVNHMKDNNIGEIIRLWEKSATKIAMIAIPVFMICVFSPGKILGVAFGANYSKAWPIFIFTAILFLFRICEIQSLFKISGKTKYVVYSTLTAFVVGLSSGYLLLQWIGLVGPAIGILLGRIAQIYVALLFINKSIPITFSQAFAVKNNSKIFFTAVISGIIAKVLVFWVSNNLLYIILNILIFGLCFLVLMRKFNLLMDEDIRLIKEWITLKPFLNKEDVKI, from the coding sequence ATGAGTAGTTTGAAAAATCAATCAATTTTTTTGATCATAGGAAATACTTTCAGGCAATTAAGCGTGATTATTCAAGGTATGTTTCTAGCTCGTTTGCTGACTGCGAGCGATTTCGGCACATTCAAACAAATACTTCTTATTACTACAATGACTTATACATTTTCCTATCTTTGTTTACCGGAGAGCGCGACATATTTTTTGTCACATTTGAACAAAAAAGACAGAAAAATATTTCTTTTTCAAACGGTTGTCCTTTTACTTGTTTTAGGGGTAGTTGCAGGGTTATTTTTATTTAAATCGGCTAACTTTTTTGGAGTTAAATTTGCTAATGCAAAATTGAAAGACCTCCTTGTTTTGTCAGCGAGCATTCCAATAAGCATGATGTTCATTATTTTGCTGAACGTTTCTCTTATAACAATCAAGAAGGGGAAATTAGGCAGTATCCTATCAGCAAGTTTTTCAGCAGTTAATATGTTATCGATTTTTTTGCCATTATTCTTTGGTATGAGTTTTAAAAATGCTCTGGGTATTTATGTGCTATCTTATTTGGCAATTTGTGTCTTATGTATATTGCTATTATGGCAAATAATTGGTTTTGAAATAGGCTTTGATAGAAAGCTCATTTGGGAGCAGATTAATTTTTCACTTCCTTATTGGTTTGGATATGGCATTTATATTTTTTATACGCAGAGTCAACAAGTTTTGGTTTCATCTTCATTTAGCCCTGAAGAGTTTGCGTTATTTGCAGTTGGAACTACCAGGATCCCAATCATAGGTCAATTTTCTACCTATATAGCTTTGGTTTTAGTTCCTATTTGTGTCAACCACATGAAAGATAATAATATTGGTGAAATTATTAGATTATGGGAAAAATCAGCAACTAAGATAGCCATGATAGCTATACCGGTTTTTATGATTTGTGTTTTTTCTCCAGGTAAAATACTTGGAGTGGCATTCGGAGCGAATTATTCAAAAGCGTGGCCAATTTTTATTTTTACAGCGATTCTGTTTTTATTTAGAATCTGCGAAATACAATCACTTTTTAAAATTTCAGGAAAAACTAAGTATGTAGTATATTCGACTTTAACCGCTTTTGTTGTTGGCTTATCAAGTGGGTATCTACTCTTGCAGTGGATAGGCCTTGTTGGGCCAGCGATAGGCATATTGCTTGGAAGAATAGCTCAAATATATGTGGCTTTGTTATTTATTAATAAAAGTATCCCGATAACATTTTCGCAAGCGTTTGCGGTAAAAAATAATTCAAAGATATTCTTCACCGCAGTCATATCTGGAATAATCGCCAAGGTTTTAGTCTTTTGGGTTAGCAATAATCTATTGTATATTATTTTAAATATTTTAATATTTGGATTATGCTTTCTTGTCCTTATGAGGAAATTTAATTTGTTGATGGATGAGGATATTCGTCTTATAAAAGAATGGATAACATTAAAACCTTTTTTAAATAAGGAAGATGTTAAAATATGA
- a CDS encoding O-antigen ligase family protein: MNTLQFIDDLSFLDYRKNKMCIAICLFFIFVSALVYFFTGMPKVSMVIAGVPIIILSFFHTQFAFMVLYFFMIFSNLFRFSDDFSISKMIGIVIFFSFLITRLRYKLSLTKPSKFLLVIFAYTILSVLWSVSPIWTCIGIVTITLHIILLLILFNTIRDEINFKFIIWSLVLGALVVSIIIVLGLVDINTSGAGAELERAKLSEGTNSNDLGAAIVICLMGSIYLFLRGNKKEKIILLAIFPVLLIALLKTQARAALGTAFVAPLISFLITGKGRQKFVYIILAILISMSAFGVFKIAMNSNLLSEKSKDRMRATKYNVEESGRLAIWKRGVQFISQKPVFGSGLKTFHVLVGYEKQISSAHNNIISFTTELGIIGLCLVLGFYFLLFVSILKIPLSSLRWFAISMLMSNICLGITATSYFQKDFWYSIGFIILALRISECSQFQMPFDYMYDDYLEETETSGYML; this comes from the coding sequence ATGAATACTCTTCAATTTATCGACGATCTGTCTTTTTTAGACTATCGCAAAAATAAAATGTGTATTGCTATTTGTCTGTTCTTTATTTTTGTGTCAGCATTGGTATACTTTTTTACAGGAATGCCTAAAGTATCGATGGTAATAGCAGGGGTACCCATAATTATTTTAAGTTTCTTTCATACCCAATTTGCTTTTATGGTTTTATACTTTTTTATGATCTTCAGCAATTTGTTCAGATTCAGTGATGATTTTTCTATTAGTAAAATGATTGGAATTGTCATATTTTTCAGTTTTTTAATTACAAGATTGCGATATAAGCTCAGTTTGACCAAACCATCTAAATTTCTACTTGTTATCTTTGCTTATACTATATTGAGTGTTTTATGGTCAGTTTCACCTATATGGACATGTATAGGTATAGTTACTATAACACTTCACATAATTTTGTTACTGATTCTTTTCAATACAATAAGAGACGAAATTAACTTTAAGTTTATTATCTGGTCATTAGTTTTGGGAGCATTAGTTGTTTCGATAATCATTGTCTTGGGTTTGGTAGATATAAACACAAGCGGTGCAGGGGCGGAATTGGAAAGGGCTAAGTTAAGCGAGGGGACAAATAGTAATGATCTTGGAGCTGCAATTGTAATATGCCTTATGGGTAGTATATATTTATTTCTTCGAGGAAATAAAAAAGAAAAAATTATACTATTAGCAATTTTTCCTGTTTTGCTTATTGCGCTTTTAAAGACACAAGCGAGAGCGGCATTAGGCACAGCCTTTGTAGCACCTCTGATTTCGTTTCTAATAACGGGAAAAGGTCGGCAAAAATTTGTTTATATTATATTAGCGATTTTAATAAGTATGAGTGCATTTGGGGTATTTAAAATAGCGATGAATTCTAACCTTCTTTCTGAAAAATCTAAAGACCGCATGAGAGCCACAAAATACAATGTTGAAGAGAGTGGCCGTTTGGCGATTTGGAAGAGGGGCGTTCAATTTATTAGCCAAAAACCAGTATTTGGTAGCGGATTAAAAACTTTTCATGTACTGGTAGGTTATGAAAAACAAATTTCCTCAGCACACAACAATATAATTTCTTTTACTACTGAACTTGGAATAATAGGGCTATGTCTTGTTTTAGGATTTTATTTTTTGCTCTTTGTCAGTATATTGAAAATTCCATTATCTTCTTTGCGATGGTTTGCGATTTCTATGTTGATGTCTAATATTTGTCTTGGAATTACAGCGACCTCATATTTCCAAAAAGATTTTTGGTATTCTATTGGTTTTATTATCCTTGCGCTAAGAATATCAGAATGCTCCCAATTCCAGATGCCATTTGATTATATGTATGATGATTATTTAGAAGAAACTGAAACTAGCGGTTATATGTTATGA
- a CDS encoding glycosyltransferase: MKILVISHLFPNQKNKNYGIFAARQIHAISKVAGDVTVIVPVVKIPGFLRRFKKWSNYESNADLCNFEGLEAHSVPYIRLTGNWFCRWAGFSVYLASKKIVLDMHKKKKFDVIYARCFFPDGDAGIRFSKLLNIPICCVGAGSDVNSYPDINRSMYNRFVKICNEADMTFACGQKVASRIDSVSDKKTKLIHGVVDTKLFSPVKEKSLLREKLKLPTDKKIALYVGTFKKAKGIYELIDAFDIIRRKNKDIILKICGYGIELDRMRKHIDDKDLNNTIEIVGEVDSNEINLWMQSSDVLILPSHTEGMPNVVMEAMSCGVPVVTTSVGGLPQAIGDCKGAILVEPREIKSLAAAVLKVFEDNNTYQEMSLMARKRAEESFDVNKNANRIKNYLEALVG; encoded by the coding sequence ATGAAAATTTTAGTGATTTCGCACTTGTTTCCAAACCAGAAGAATAAAAATTACGGAATATTTGCAGCTCGGCAGATACATGCGATCAGTAAAGTGGCTGGAGATGTTACAGTAATAGTTCCTGTGGTAAAAATACCAGGTTTTTTACGGCGATTTAAGAAATGGTCAAACTATGAGAGTAATGCGGATCTTTGTAACTTTGAAGGGTTAGAAGCTCATTCAGTTCCATATATACGGCTTACAGGTAATTGGTTTTGTAGATGGGCAGGATTTAGTGTTTATCTTGCTTCTAAAAAGATTGTTCTTGATATGCATAAGAAAAAAAAATTCGATGTCATATATGCCAGATGTTTTTTTCCTGATGGCGATGCTGGGATAAGATTTAGCAAATTACTCAATATCCCCATCTGTTGTGTTGGGGCAGGATCGGACGTTAATTCATATCCAGACATTAATCGTAGTATGTACAACAGATTTGTTAAAATTTGTAATGAAGCGGATATGACTTTTGCATGTGGCCAGAAAGTCGCTTCAAGGATAGATTCTGTTAGTGATAAAAAAACCAAACTCATTCATGGTGTAGTGGATACGAAATTGTTTTCTCCGGTTAAAGAAAAAAGTCTCTTGAGAGAAAAACTAAAACTTCCCACAGATAAGAAGATTGCATTGTATGTTGGGACGTTTAAAAAAGCAAAAGGAATCTATGAACTAATAGACGCGTTTGATATTATTCGCAGAAAAAATAAAGACATTATTCTTAAGATATGCGGTTACGGCATTGAATTAGATAGAATGAGAAAACATATAGACGATAAGGATTTAAATAATACTATCGAGATAGTTGGGGAAGTAGATAGTAATGAAATCAATCTATGGATGCAGTCTTCAGATGTTTTAATCCTTCCATCCCATACTGAAGGGATGCCTAATGTAGTTATGGAAGCTATGTCTTGTGGAGTGCCAGTTGTGACCACTTCCGTGGGCGGATTGCCACAAGCCATAGGTGATTGCAAAGGAGCTATACTTGTTGAACCCAGAGAAATTAAGAGTTTGGCAGCGGCAGTTTTAAAAGTGTTTGAAGATAATAACACGTATCAAGAGATGTCGCTAATGGCCAGAAAAAGAGCTGAAGAGAGTTTTGATGTTAATAAGAATGCGAACAGAATTAAAAATTACCTGGAAGCATTAGTTGGTTAG
- a CDS encoding glycosyltransferase, with the protein MTLIETNENKPKIAHFIWWIPHYRVTIFRRLCQHEGMNFTIYAGDNTQVVGGNSVASANEVGEMEGIKWKHLKSVRIKHWPFKDYEWQPDAIKLVLKEDFDAVIFLGGHSLSNILAKIICRFRGIKVVDWGMGVRGPENKIKWLFRMVQGKLAQARLIYGKFASDWYVQNGFKKETVFTVRNSLNYEEHLNIRKHISKECIQKIREDFGLMTDQSKLIFYSGRLQKNKELNILIDSIKIFAQKGLNVKAILIGDGLEEFKLKEYAKKVGVFDKIIFYGANYDEEVIGELIMASDLCVVPGAIGLTAIHSMVFGVPVLTHENKFYIHGPEVEAVIEGKTGGFFRRNDPIDLAEKAEKLLYPRPAKETMSAECMKMVDDCFNPFYQEKIIIKCLNSVLPINKQISEK; encoded by the coding sequence ATGACGCTTATCGAAACTAATGAAAACAAACCTAAGATAGCACATTTTATATGGTGGATACCACATTACAGGGTTACCATTTTCAGAAGGCTATGTCAACACGAAGGTATGAACTTTACCATATATGCAGGTGATAACACTCAAGTTGTTGGAGGCAACAGCGTTGCTTCCGCTAATGAAGTTGGGGAAATGGAAGGAATTAAATGGAAACATCTTAAGTCTGTCCGCATAAAACATTGGCCCTTTAAGGATTATGAATGGCAGCCTGATGCCATAAAGCTTGTATTAAAAGAGGATTTCGATGCAGTGATTTTTCTTGGAGGCCATTCTTTAAGCAATATATTAGCGAAAATTATTTGCAGATTCAGAGGAATAAAAGTTGTTGACTGGGGAATGGGAGTTAGAGGTCCAGAGAATAAGATTAAGTGGCTTTTTCGGATGGTACAAGGTAAATTAGCTCAAGCTCGACTGATTTATGGAAAATTCGCCTCTGATTGGTATGTTCAAAATGGTTTTAAAAAAGAAACGGTTTTTACCGTACGGAATTCGTTAAATTATGAAGAGCATTTGAATATCAGAAAACATATTTCTAAAGAATGTATTCAAAAAATTAGAGAAGACTTTGGACTAATGACAGACCAAAGTAAACTGATTTTCTATTCAGGAAGATTACAGAAAAATAAAGAACTAAATATTCTAATCGATTCGATTAAAATATTTGCTCAAAAGGGTTTGAACGTAAAAGCCATACTTATAGGCGATGGACTTGAAGAGTTTAAACTGAAAGAATATGCAAAGAAGGTCGGGGTCTTTGATAAGATCATATTTTACGGAGCTAACTATGATGAAGAGGTTATTGGGGAATTGATAATGGCCAGTGATCTTTGTGTTGTGCCTGGCGCCATCGGTTTAACGGCAATACATAGCATGGTTTTTGGTGTTCCGGTTTTAACTCATGAAAATAAATTCTATATTCATGGCCCAGAAGTTGAAGCGGTAATAGAAGGTAAAACAGGCGGCTTCTTCAGGAGAAATGATCCGATTGACCTCGCAGAAAAAGCAGAAAAACTCTTATACCCGCGGCCTGCGAAAGAAACTATGTCTGCTGAATGTATGAAAATGGTAGACGATTGCTTCAACCCATTTTATCAGGAAAAAATTATTATAAAATGTTTGAATTCAGTTCTGCCAATTAATAAACAAATATCAGAAAAGTAA